Proteins found in one Takifugu rubripes chromosome 15, fTakRub1.2, whole genome shotgun sequence genomic segment:
- the tlcd3a gene encoding protein FAM57B — protein MLEVLAYGAVVFPGLFLAFRRILPSVFRTWTDADVVLVSERLVSSIHAVMATTAGVVIASSCRGDVINDRHWLTTTFVVRYGVPYMTYDIFAMYLSHYHRFRVKGHEGYQQHSARTVRSFVQKDFLLVFHHIALLAVLLPITLFFRNDRGDFFIGCLFLTEISTPFVSLGKILIQLGLQECWLHKANGAMVLLTFFTCRIALFPYMYWAYGRHYGIPLCSVPFALPLYANLGNLCILAPQVYWFALLCMKGYRLYRRSRTQDSHTSKNE, from the exons ATGTTGGAAGTTTTGGCTTATGGAGCCGTAGTTTTTCCCGGTCTGTTCCTCGCCTTCAGGAGGATATTGCCTAGCGTGTTCCGAACATGGACCGATGCCGACGTGGTTCTGGTCAGCGAGAG GCTCGTGTCCTCCATCCACGCTGTCATGGCGACCACCGCAGGAGTTGTCATTGCTTCATCGTGCCGCGGCGACGTCATTAATGACAG gCACTGGTTGACCACTACTTTTGTCGTCCGTTACGGCGTGCCCTACATGACCTACGACATCTTTGCCATGTACCTCAGCCATTACCACCGCttccgggtcaaaggtcacgaagGCTACCAGCAGCACTCGGCGAGAACAGTCCGTTCCTTCGTTCAGAAGGACTTCCTGCTGGTTTTCCATCACATCGCTCTGCTCGCAGTTCTGCTGCCCATCACTCTG TTCTTCAGGAACGACCGGGGAGATTTCTTCATCGGCTGCTTGTTCCTGACGGAGATCAGCACGCCGTTCGTCTCCCTGGGCAAGATTCTCATTCAG CTTGGCCTTCAGGAATGCTGGCTGCATAAAGCTAACGGCGCCATGGTGCTGCTAACCTTCTTCACATGCCGCATCGCGCTGTTCCCGTACATGTACTGGGCGTACGGTCGACACTACGGCATCCCGCTCTGCAGCGTCCCCTTCGCTCTGCCCCTGTACGCCAACCTGGGTAACCTGTGCATCCTGGCGCCGCAGGTCTACTGGTTCGCTCTGCTCTGCATGAAGGGTTACCGTCTGTACCGTCGTAGTCGCACGCAGGACTCGCACACCTCAAAGAACGAGTGA
- the LOC101066211 gene encoding smoothelin-like protein 2: MERTVDEPDSLVQFKNTLQAAVKEVQVDVRAFKEQIVQKMEELSDSSRPLAGVVSRLQEENLQLRAKLEALSCLVEGLTGVKVDHSTIGGNVKNMENGQMQSQEVVQCVGPKISQSTSIEPPGPSGGSNASVGTGPSNTSVPPPWRTRRQAEVNGSDVKGRNSDSTTARQKEEDEARSHRPLTSTVKLSAESSAVTTCLQSTNNPDPIKLNKVHHPAPADTKATLEASAGPDSPATTCKVPQKQAAEPDLDANEAQLHRPTTATSTKPSSEERFSSKLIQPVADAAEPPKGGSGEHSVKTDATQPTPHLSPSSSDVKPGEYPFKRVPVLKSPSPILKRSVSFPQPAEKLLPSKSIIKSGFSPSLERKSAWAGTEFKQDVTRAQVPSRPSGAQARRAMFERMNTEPVKAKESKPKLKRSQSFGVSSASGIKQILLEWCRSKTIGYQNIDIQNFSSSWSDGMAFCALVHSFFPLEFDYNTLDARKRKQNLELAFSTAEKQADCLRLIEVDDMLEMGDKPDPMCVFTYVQALYNHLKKFE; the protein is encoded by the exons ATGGAGAGAACCGTCGATGAGCCCGATTCTTTGGTTCAGTTCAAAAACACCCTGCAAGCCGCCGTCAAAGAGGTCCAAGTGGACGTCAGAGCATTCAAGGAGCAAATAGTTCAGAAGATGGAGGAACTGTCTGATTCCAGTAGACCTTTAGCAGGAGTCGTGAGCAGGTTGCAGGAGGAGAACCTACAGCTCCGAGCAAAGCTGGAGGCCCTCAGCTGTCTGGTGGAGGGTCTCACGGGGGTCAAGGTGGACCATAGTACCATTGGTGGGAATGTGAAGAACATGGAGAACGGGCAGATGCAGAGCCAGGAAGTGGTTCAGTGTGTGGGACCGAAGATCAGCCAGTCCACATCTATTGAACCACCTGGGCCAAGCGGAGGATCAAACGCATCAGTAGGAACTGGCCCCAGTAACACCTCAGTACCACCTCCGTGGAGAACCAGGAGACAAGCCGAGGTGAAC GGCAGTGATGTTAAAGGACGGAATAGTGATTCCACTACAGCGCGCCAGAAAGAAG AAGACGAAGCTCGGTCCcaccgacctctgacctccacagTCAAACTGAGCGCAGAGTCCTCGGCGGTGACCACCTGTCTGCAGTCAACCAACAACCCTG ACCCGATAAAACTGAACAAAGTCCATCATCCTGCCCCTGCGGACACAAAAGCCACTTTAGAGGCTTCAGCTGGGCCTGACTCTCCCGCTACAACATGTAAAGTTCCtcaaaaacaggcagcagaaccAGATCTTG ATGCCAATGAAGCCCAGCTCCATCGGCCCACCACCGCTACATCAACCAAGCCCAGTTCAGAAGAGAGGTTCTCTAGCAAACTCATCCAACCAGTAGCTGATGCTGCAGAACCACCGAAGGGAGGTTCTGGAGAACATTCTGTAAAAACAG ATGCCACTCAGCCGACTCCTCACTtgtctccgtcctcctcagATGTCAAACCTGGAGAATATCCTTTCAAACGAG TTCCAGTTCTGAAGAGCCCCAGTCCAATTCTGAAAAGAAGTGTGAGCTTTCCACAGCCGGCAG AAAAATTACTGCCCTCGAAATCAATAATCAAATCTGGATTCTCGCCCAGTTTGGAAAG GAAATCAGCCTGGGCGGGGACGGAGTTTAAGCAGGATGTGACCAGAGCGCAGGTGCCATCCCGCCCCAGTGGTGCCCAGGCCAGGAGGGCCATGTTCGAGAGAATGAACACGGAGCCCGTCAA AGCCAAAGAGTCCAAACCCAAACTGAAGCGCTCTCAGAGTTTCGGTGTTTCCAGTGCCAGCGGTATCAAACAGATCCTGCTAGAGTGGTGCCGCTCAAAGACCATTGGCTACCAG AACATCGACATCCAGAACTTCTCATCCAGCTGGAGTGATGGGATGGCTTTCTGTGCCCTCGTCCACTCCTTCTTCCCCCTGGAGTTCGACTACAACACGCTGGACGCCCGTAAACGCAAACAAAACCTGGAGCTCGCCTTCTCCACCGCAGA gaagCAGGCTGACTGTCTTCGGCTCATCGAGGTGGATGACATGTTGGAGATGGGCGACAAACCGGACCCCATGTGTGTCTTCACATATGTCCAGGCGCTCTACAACCATCTGAAGAAGTTTGAATAA
- the LOC101077875 gene encoding 14-3-3 protein epsilon, whose translation MADRENLVYQAKLAEQAERYDEMVESMKKVAGLDKELTMEERNLLSVAYKNVIGARRASWRIISSLEQKEEGKAAEEKMKMIKEYRKVIENELKTICNDILVVLDKHLIPTALMGESKVFYYKMKGDYHRYLAEFATGNDRKEAAENSLMAYKAANDIAQSELTSTHPIRLGLALNFSVFYYEILNSPDRACRLAKEAFDDAIAELDTLNEESYKDSTLIMQLLRDNLTLWTSDVQGDAEEQNNETLQDAEENQ comes from the exons ATGGCAGACAGAGAAAACCTCGTGTACCAGGCTAAACTGGCCGAGCAGGCGGAAAGATATGACG AAATGGTGGAGTCGATGAAGAAGGTGGCGGGTTTGGACAAGGAGCTGACCATGGAAGAGAGGAACCTGCTGTCGGTTGCCTACAAGAACGTCATCGGAGCTCGACGAGCTTCTTGGAGGATAATTAGCAGCCTGGAGCAGAAAGAAGAAGGCaaagctgcagaggagaagatgaaaatGATCAAGGAGTACAGGAAAGTG ATTGAAAACGAGCTGAAAACGATCTGCAACGATATTCTGGTTGTACTGGACAAGCACCTGATCCCCACTGCATTAATGGGAGAGTCCAAGGTTTTCTACTACAAGAT GAAGGGAGATTACCACAGGTACCTGGCAGAGTTTGCTACAGGAAACGACAGGAAGGAGGCGGCGGAGAACAGTCTGATGGCGTACAAAGCTGCTAACGACATCGCCCAGAGCGAGCTCACTTCCACACACCCCATCCGTCTGGGATTGGCCCTCAACTTTTCAGTCTTCTACTACGAAATCCTAAACTCGCCGGACCGCGCATGCAG GTTGGCGAAGGAAGCGTTTGATGACGCCATAGCAGAACTGGACACGCTGAATGAGGAGAGCTACAAGGACTCGACGCTCATCATGCAGTTGCTACGCGACAACTTGACACTATGGACCTCAGACGTGCAGGGAGACG cTGAAGAACAGAACAATGAAACACTGCAGGATGCAGAAGAGAACCAGTGA
- the LOC101065989 gene encoding adapter molecule crk-like, giving the protein MAGNFDAEDRDSWYWGRLTRQEAVSLLQGQRHGVFLVRDSISIRGGYVLSVSENSKVSHYIINSVSDNRQSASGLTPPYFRIGDQEFEALPALLEFYKIHYLDTTALIEPVSKAQHTGFISSSAGVPPPSQEEAEFVRALFDFSGNDEEDLPFRKGDILRVLEKPEEQWWNAANQEGRAGMIPVPYVEKYRPASPTAAALGPTTSVPGQVPEGGRPTGGTDGMAGAQDNPLCDPGQYAQPVVNAQLPNLQNGPVYARVIQKRVPNAYDKTALALEVGEMVKVTKINVNGQWEGECKGKRGHFPFTHVRLMEQQHPDGDS; this is encoded by the exons ATGGCAGGGAATTTTGATGCCGAAGACCGCGATAGTTGGTACTGGGGCCGGTTAACCCGCCAGGAAGCCGTTTCTCTCTTACAGGGGCAGAGACACGGTGTGTTCCTGGTGCGGGACTCGATCAGCATCCGGGGGGGCTACGTGCTGTCTGTGTCCGAGAACTCCAAAGTGTCCCATTATATCATCAACAGTGTCAGTGACAACCGACAGTCCGCATCAG GCTTGACTCCGCCCTATTTTCGGATCGGAGACCAGGAGTTCGAAGCACTGCCCGCCCTCTTAGAGTTTTACAAGATCCACTACCTGGACACGACCGCGCTCATAGAACCCGTCAGCAAGGCCCAACACACGGGATTCATCAGTTCCTCGGCTGGGGTTCCACCACCGTCGCAAGAGGAGGCGGAGTTTGTGCGTGCGCTGTTTGACTTTTCTGGGAACGATGAGGAGGATCTTCCATTCCGAAAAGGCGACATCCTGCGGGTGTTGGAGAAGCCAGAGGAGCAGTGGTGGAACGCTGCCAACCAGGAGGGTCGTGCCGGAATGATCCCGGTGCCGTACGTAGAGAAGTACCGGCCTGCCTCACCCACCGCTGCCGCCCTGGGCCCCACCACCTCGGTACCTGGACAGGTTCCCGAGGGGGGGCGGCCTACAGGAGGCACGGATGGAATGGCCGGGGCACAGGACAACCCTCTGTGTGACCCGGGCCAGTACGCCCAGCCAGTCGTAAACGCACAGCTGCCAAACCTGCAGAACGGACCCGTTTATGCTCGCGTCATCCAGAAACGTGTTCCAAACGCCTACGACAAGACGGCACTCGCTCTGGAG GTGGGCGAGATGGTTAAAGTGACCAAGATTAACGTGAACGGCCAGTGGGAGGGCGAGTGCAAAGGTAAACGAGGTCACTTCCCCTTCACCCACGTTCGCCTGATGGAACAGCAGCATCCCGATGGCGACAGCTGA